CTTGTAGGCGAAACAGAAAAACCACTAAAAAGACTCTGATTTGCTGCTCTATCCATGTATCTGGAAAAACCCTCCATCCTTATATTAAACAAAAGAGGAGAAACAAGGCAACCTTGTCTTACTCCCCTTGTACTAATGAAGTATCTGAAAGAAGACCCATTAATAAGAAGTGAGAATGACGAAGTAGAATATCAAAACGTCAACCGGTCGCACCTTTTCCTACTAAACCCCATCTGACTAAGCACAAATTCGAGATAATTCCAGTTTATTCTATCAAATGCTTTCTCAAGATAAATTTTACACACAATCCCAACATTTCCAGACCTTAGCCTAGAATCTACCAATTCATTAGCAATTAAGGTACCATCGATAATTGTCTACATTCAATATACGCACATTGCACAGTGGAAATAAGCTTATCCATAACAAGTTTAAGCCTCGTGTCTAGAACTTTTGCAATGATCTTGTAGACACTAGTAAGTAGGCAGATAGGTATACAATCCTTGATTGTCTCGATGTGGTCCTTTTTTGGCACAAGAGTAATGAAAATAGAATTATGCTTAGAGTTAATAGTACCTGTGGTACAAAATTCGTTCACAGTAGCCATGATATCttctttgatgaaattccaacacTTCTGAAAGAAGAGTATAGGAAAACCGTCTGGAGCCGGGGCTTTATCATTAAAATCACTGATGGCATGCACAACCTCTTCTTCAGTAAAATCAGAGTCTAAGATAATAGCCTCTGTAGAAGTGATTAAATCAAACTCAATTCTTTCTAAATCAGGCCTGATAACTTCTTCCTCAATAAAAAAATGTTTTGTAGTATCCCACTATATGATCTTGCAACATCTTCCTGTCAGACACAAGTTCACCTCCGATGTATAATTGCCTTATTTTATTGTATCGGCGTCTAGCCAAAGCATTGCTGATGAAGAAAGATGTATTCATGTCCCCCTCTTGCAACCATTTGGTATTTGACTTGATTTTCCATACAGTCTCCTCCATCTTTGAAATCTTTTCAAATTAAGCCTTATTTTGTATATGCACATTCAGTTCTTCTTGAGTGAGGACATTGTCTTCATCTATCCCATCCAGAGTTTGAATTTCCGAGAGAATAACATTCAGATTGGTGTTTGTGTGACCAACAAATTCTTTGTTCTAGACTCTTAGCTTTTCTTTAAGTGCCTTTAGCTTCAACCAAAGCACAAGGCTAggtgtacctgcaaaacaaaaagatAACCACCAATCCTTTAGTATTGTAAGAATCCATTCTCCAAGAACCACATAACTTCAAACCTAAAAGGACTAGCTCCTCAAGATGGATCGGAAATGTCTAAAAGAAGGGGGATATGATCGGATGTAGGTCTGGCTTTGGCTAATTGGGTTACGAAAGGGTAGTGTTGTTCAAAATATGGGGAGATAAGATACCTATCTAACCTGCACATCACTGGGTTTGCTTGACCATTCGACCAAGTGTATCTTGATCCCTTCATAGGTAAGTCAATGAGGTCATGCTCAACTATAAACTTGTTGAAATTCTTCATACTTCTTGTAATCTTCTTACAGTTCTTTTTTTCATCGCACTTGGAAATCGTGTTGAAGTCACCCCCAATACACCATGGAAAATTAATCCAATATCTACAAACATTATCAAGTTCTAACCAAAATTCGGTCCTCTCCACTGAATTGTTTGGTCCATAAACGTTTGTAAACACCCACTCGAAGCTGTCAATCTTATTTGTACAGAGAATTGATAGCGTGTACTCACCAACAAGTGAATCACTGACTTCCACTAAATCTCTATCCCAGAGAATTAACATGCCACCGTAACTTCCTACAGATTGTTGTAGAGTCCAACCAACATTCTTGTAGCCACAAATTTGCTTTATGTCCCAAGATGAGCAATGTGTCATTTTTGTCTCCTAAAGTATTATAATAGGAGCTTTTATCATCTGCAACATTTTGTGAACCACCATTCTTCTACTACTAGAGTTCAAACCCTTAACATTCCAAGTTAGTATTTTGAAACTCATTTGGAACAACAGTTACCCCTTGAAGTAACTGACCTTCTTGTTCTATAGGTAGGAGAAGAAATCACCTCAATAGTCATACCAATTCTTTTTAATTCATTCCGTAGCTTCATAGGTATAATCGGTTGTGAGTCATTGGAACAAACATCATCTGAGATATCTTCTGTAGATGGTTCAAAACTAGGTGGATACTCCGGTGTAGTTGAATATGAACAACTAGGATGATCAGTGCCCTCTTCAGACGCTAAGAATGAGTCTTCCAGACCCATAAGGGGTAATACAAATTACCGTTCTTCATGCACAGGAAGTTTGTCGAAACCATCGATGCAAATACTGGTTTGAACAACAAAGTCTTTTTGTATCTGTTTTTTTGTTGGCAGAATAAAAATAGGTTTGAGAACAGGTCCGGAATTTGAAACTTTTGAAACCAGGTATTTCCTAGTATGATTTGGCATAGCCGGAAatccgattccaagtttaatacCAAGTTCAAAGAGATGGTTAACTTCAGCCATAATCCAAGCTGGTATTGTAAGTTGAAGAACTTTTTGGTTGTTTTTAGGTATCTTAACTGGGTATGAATTGGTATGTCTGCAGGGTATATACGTTGCAGGGATTGAACTGTAAGATTGTGAAAGATGAAGAGTTGTAGGATTAGGGTATTGAAAGTGGGCATTGATAATGGTTTTGAGGTATGGGGTTACAGGACTTTGAAAAGATTGCGGGATTTGGGTTTCTGCTGATTGAATTGTAAGTGTTGGTGATTGAATAGGTATAGGTTCACCGGTTTCAGGAATAGAAAGTTTAAAAGCTGTTGCGGTATGACTCACCACTATGGATTTATTATTCCATGTCAGCTGCCACATCAGCTGCCACTGTAGATTCCAGTTCTGTTGCATTAATTGAAACACCAAAGAGTCGAGTTAACAGGTTTGCATGGTTAACTTGCTGCCAAACTTGGGTTGTGGGAATGGACTTGGGTTTCTTATTTCCTTTCTGGACCTTCTCTTTCTCCTTGACTTGTGTTTCACGGTTTCTATACCATTAATAACAGAATCAGTCATATCTGTTATATTAGCAATAAAATCCTTTGATGGAGAAAATTTCCTGCATGTATCCACTAAATTATGGAAATTACGGAGAAACTTCCTCTTTTGGCCCTAGTGGTTTCctgctgtagatggtggatttttgataagggttaaaatcgtaaaatcataattatacatgctcctgatccggcaatcagatgagtattgaggctcatgtctctcattgaagcatgaaatctcatgccataaaatctctgactgagaaggttgtctctcagagtatatgtagatgagtagtctctcagctgacacggaacatctcatgaatactgagcaatatcagtaattatttctatatagaaccgaaagattggacggctcctagacagcatgccttctagtatagagcaacaacgtcttcaggatgcaacaacgttttccctgactatataggagagatATGAGGTTTCaaaaagctcatatctctcaattctcagataattaatgctcctagacagcatgcctgctagtatagagccatcaattaattatctctaatcgttaactgaatattcaaaaaTATTCTACGATTTTCCATAAtgtttcgtcacttcaatttgtggttcttcccagcagaattccacgggttagtgataaatattcaacgtacgggcatctgagcagctctcgagtaagccccgaccaaaatagtgcaaatgtactcagcaataatgcacaaacgagcacctgaatgcacaaacgagcatcccaAAACAcgaggaacgatgaacctatgcaaaatatgaagaaaataataaataataaaatattaatcaaggcgctgggggactgggcccaccggccggccggtcgtgccgtggccagtcctgcgcccaattttatattttatcacattttattattttccctgatctcatgaaaatcccttcatttgagcaaatctccttcgtctcaaggaaactccccggtctcatggtgtttcctcgtatcaaagaaataataataaattgggAAAGatatcgtgggaccgggctcactagccggtcggccatgccctagccatggccggtaccacacctcatggctccttattattttattattatttccctcatcccatgaaaattccttgaattcatgaaatttccctcaagtcatgaaaatcatggaaaattagggaaactcgtgggactgggcccTATCCGactggtcatgccctagccggtctcacatgtctcttattttattattattattttttatgtttccctcatctcatggaaactccctgatttcaacaaattccttggtttcaacaaacctcttgattttatgatatttccctgaaatcatgaaaaatattataaaattgggaaaagtgccttgggacgggctctttggccggccgtccatacattggccatggccggtcccacacttcatgactccctattttattattattattatttccataatctcatggatattccttaacttcatgaaattcctcagtttcatgatattttcctcacatcagggaaaatacataaaattggggaaAGGTGATgcaggaccgagcttgctagctggacggtcatgccctagccgtggacggtcccgcaccttgcaatcccctattttattaattattttttcatcatctcatgaagattccctagtttcagcaaaaccctgaatccttcatattttctcaagatgttgctcaaacacgcatcagaaaatatcaaaactctcaagactgagacacgtacattatggtgacatgggcatgactccttgaccgaccaaggccgacccTGAGGCTTTCATagatccggtcccacgtgttttaacaattttgacctaattttctcaattgctcatattgggtataaactcttcccaaacaacttggggttagctcaaacgaccatcagctggtcccatgatcaccaagggccggtctcaggcccccttggtcggtccctcatctctccataatcaggttttactacctgatgctcacacgagcactattttaataaatgattaaaccagcatttaatcatcttttcaccaactgatcttcaagagactttggtattttgctcacttgagcatctgggagctacacggtcaattcatcatcccatgtatccggtccctccttcatatcatgaacggttttcaataaatcatcaattcagcaattgatcaaaattaggtttcgaatccagagctctgcaaaaaacatAATTTAGAGCAAATTCAAACATTAACGATTTTACGTTGATCTCgtggtcaacattttaataattattctcgtctcagatgccagcatcttaaatcaacatttgttaagacgagcaacatttgttcaaatgggCAACAtatgctcacaccaaagaatattggttcaattattaatattcaacaattcatcaaatgagcaacattcgctcaaatggaaaatatttgttcacgctgaagaatgttggttgaactatcaatattcaataatttatcagatgagcaacatttgctcatactagcaatattttctcagactaaggaatattggttcaactatcaatattcagcgattcagcagcacagtttgctcaggttatcaacatttattcgaaaatgatattttctgtctcagcagacatgttcgattcatgagtctcggaacatttgcaaattatgatCAACTCAGTAATACAAGGACTCAttatcccataaagtcagcaactaactaactaaatacatgtctgtCTTGCAGACAccacattcatgagatatcaatcgtgtcactggggggatattaactaggattttggtctagaggtctacggcacgtgtgttcatacacacgatgagaatgtgagcaagtcgtgcaatcagttgtaggagttagcaaagtagtgggcgaAAAtttaaccaagtcttcgcacgatgagcaactggtttcaacacgattttccacttccccactctttgactccagtaactgtcacacttcatgggatcatggtgttttcaattcagcaatataaaagtcctctgaatcatgattgaaacagacaagaatttctcgacaagttcacacagacaatccttcatctacacgaactcattttctgagtaatcactctcaactgggtaaattcaatcatttagaaccttcttacgcagaatacacaacacacctacaatcttgatcaccattgatctcacacatttctcagcttccctcttacatatcatcccatcctctctttgtgaccgaattgactctggaacggccattgtcttggtttaggccggagtcctacagattgatctctcgagcttaaagcactctcttcttgcagtgcatctgtgtgaggttgatcatttgctcggttcaaggagtctccgcacggtcatctcctcaattccgtaaaaaccagcaattcgtttttccccatctacacctgcAAATTAAGTATGCCATTGAATGCAGATTCTTAACTTACAGGTGGTATGATTAGGACGTTGTAGTCAGCAGGTGAAGATTTTCCTGGTAACTGAGATATGGGCAGTAAACATATGATTTCCAAAAAAAAAGCTTGATTACTCAAGGGATTGAATTGATGTCATTCAAATTTCGAATCTTCATACGCATAGCACGAAGATTGGTTAGCTTTAGAGTTGCAGTGTATATCATGAGTAACTCACCACATACCTTACCAATAGCATGAATTACTTCTAGGGGCCAAAATTGAAATGGAATTCCAAAAATCTCACGTTTGAAATCATAATAATGCACGGCTGCAGTACCCCAAATCTTGTTATGCCATCGGAATACAGAATAAGTGACATTATGTGCAGTGAATTTGAACTCGTAGTTTGCCCGGGAGAAATTTTTATCAACATAGAATATTGCATGTGTTGAATTTATCGTAAATAGTTCAAATGGTCTATGAATTTGTAACTCAATGCAGAGCATTTTCCCAATTCTCGACCAGGACTTGACCTTACTGGAGGAAGAGGTCACGAAAGATTTTTCCCAATCTCTTAAGAATGATGGATTATGATCCAAATGTATAAATTGCCCGTACTTGGAGTTTTTAGCTTTGACAGAGCATGGTGCCGCATACCTGTCACAGATAAATGGCGATTGAGTTTGTTTAGGGGGTTTAGTATGGGTTGGATTCAGATTCTGAGAGAATAGAGATTGGGCATATATGGTATTAGGTTTGATGAAATTTTTATTCCGCctgtaatggttttgtgggtttgGTTTTGATAAAGATGAGGAATAATTGATAATGGATTCCACTGGAGAAGCCATATCAAACCAACCTTCAAATCCCTCTCCAGAAGGAATATAAAATATAACAGGGTAAGCTTTAGGGTTTGCCCTAGATAGAAAAATTTGAAGATAATATCCATTTGCATTGCAGAGTTTAGTTGCGgtaaaccatttttggttttctTCATGCTTCCAGACTTTTTTTCCTAGATCACCATTTTTTGCAGCTTCATAAAATAACTCATGTAATGGCTAGGTTGTAGGTGAAAGAACCGAACAGTTTTCCATTAGAATGGAACTCTGTTAAAGTAACGGGTGAAGAAGGGATAGTTTTACTACGGGTTAACCTAAAAAATTTCCGATTAATGGTGATGAATCGCTGCTCAGATGTCATGATTTTGATGCTATTTCTAAAGGATCTTATGGATCTAAGGCTAGAAAACTAAGGATTTAATCACTAACATGGATGAAGAATTCTATGGGTTGGAGAATAGATGAGAGAGAAAACATATTGTTCCAGAATTAAGTATCTTCAGGCTTTTAACTTCATGGTTCATGGATTGTTAACAAAAATTTTTTAGCCCCCCAAACATAAATCCATGATCCCTCGCAAAGTGTGTCCCCATCCAGATCCTATTTCTAACCATCCTTCTGATCTTCTTCTCAACCTCAGCCTTCTTCATCGCTATCGTGAAGAAGATACTCTTCGTCAGCGGAAGCATCTGATACGACAACATGGACCTTTACTTGTCCCCTTTAGCTTCACTATATTTACCCTGAATCAGTAGTTGATTTAGGGGCACATTATCATCGTTAACATCATCACCTTTGCCACTGTCGCCAGCATCATAGCTCGCACTCGACTTCAATTTTAACAAAAACGACAACCACTACTAAGGAAAAAAATAGGGCAAGTGCATGTACTTAAAATCTAAAACATAaaaagtactccctccgtttcactattaattgacctatttattttcatattttttccCATAATAGGTGACCTATTTCATTAAAGGATACttctaaaattacccttttaattaatttttgttagtataagaaatatatataatttgacaggcatgtttatattcgttgcgtaggtgttttaaaatgtttttcaatggtataaagtttgtgAACATCCATggatagtttgagagataaatcattgtaaagaaaagaaaatgctCTTTTCCCTTCCTTGCTTTAAGAATGTGTAAACTTGAAATCGGTCAATTAATAATGGGATGGAGAGAGTATTTGTTACCTTAATTGGCCTTTGGTCACGATGGTACAAAAGGAAAACTAGGAGAACTCCTTGAACTTATCTGCATCTAGATAGCCCCTCCGTCCAAACATTAGAGTAACATCAAAACCCTGAAGTTGATGATGAACTTTGAGATTGTAGAGAAGATGAAAATCACTGATATGTCTTTCATAAGTTCCtttagattattattttttgtcaaCAAcccaacaagaaaaaataaaagaatcatCAAGAAATATAATCGATCGTAGTACGAGAATAATAAAAGGGATTTACAGcaggaaacaaaacaaacaagGAGAAAGAACTCCTTCACAGGAAACAAGTTGAATGGAGTTAGAATTTTAGCTACTACGGTTCTCTAGAAGAAGTGTATGCTACCAATTCTTGTTTGGAAAAATTGGGAATATGTCTCATTTTCACTAATTCGTTTGGGGATCTATCTCATAACGGCAAAAATTAAGGAATCTATCCTAGTGAGAGAAGAAAACTGTTAACTATTTAATATTCCACGTGTGTGGGATAACAAGTGTTGTGACTTTACATTTCTGCCCTTATTGTTCAGACAAATAAATAATAAGACCATGACTTAGAGATATCTCACATGAACTGCAAATAAATTGGGATTTTGTGCTCTAGTGGGGATACATAGAAGCACCAAGATGACACTACGACAAAGAAATTGGTATCGCAACATAATTAAACATCTGTAACTATATAGTTGGAATTCGACTAGTCATTGGATTGATTCCAGGCGCGATACATGTCCGGAAACGGGACAAAATTTGATTCTATGAAATTAAATGAATGTGGTAGGCGTATTTTCTAGGGAAACAATCGAAGGTGATATGAGAATTCCATTAGTAGCTGATGATAAGTTTATATGGAATTTAACAAAGAATGGTATCTTCACCTTAAAATCCACATATAACAAGCTGCATGAGGAGAGTTTGGGAGCTATACAGGTGTCAACAACTATCCAACATACTAATGTCAGATGGAAGCAGTTGTGGGATATTAATACCTGGCCGAGAGTGAAACATTTCTGGTGGAAATGCTTATCTGATTCCCTTCCATCAAGAGTCAGAGTCTCAAGAAACGGTGGATCCATAAATCAGATTTTCCCTTTCTGCAACCAAACTGATGAATCCTTCATGCATGTACTCTTCACTGTCAATTTTCGAAAGTTGTCTGGATGCAAGTCCCTGGAGGTGGATCCATTTTAACAGGTGGCTTTGCTGATATTGATTCCTTGTTTGAGTACTGGATGATCCTGATGCAGGATCATTTCAAATGGATAAATACTGCCATGATTGTTTCATGGACCATATGGAATGAGCGCTGCGAAGTTATATTCCAAAACAAGAAAGTCGATCCCATTGCTACTGCCAGAAAAGCACTGAGCTTTGCCAACTACATTGAAAATCTCTATACTGTCGCTATGACCAGCAAACATAGTGACATGATGATTAGAATTAATAAACCTTTATGGAAACCCCCTGCATATCCTTTTCTTTCCATGAATTGTGATGCTTCTTTTAACAAAAACACGGGACTAACAGGAATTGCTCTTATTTTGCGTGACTATGCAGGCAACTGGAGGGGATGCAAATCCAAATGTTATGCAAGAATAAAGGGTTCTGAAGAGGCAGAATGTCTAGCATTCTCGGAGGCAGTGAACTGGAGTCTGAAGCTACATCACTCGCATATAGTTTTTGAGACTGATCTACAAGGGATTTAAGGTTACATCAAGAATTCTGCTCCagtcatagcctgggaaaacgaAGTCATTCTGTTAGACGCTTTAGAGAACCTAAAAAAATCCCACAATGGGAATGTAATTTCATTTCTAGAGTATGTAATAAGCCTTCTGACAAACTTGCGAAGTTTAGCAGGAAATTTGGTATTTCTAGGATATGGTGGGATAAACCACCTGACATTATTGAAGGCTGTCTTTTGTCTGACCTTGGTAGCACCTTAAGTTAATAAAATTTCTCTttggcatcaaaaaaaaaacaatcgaaGGTGGGCATATTTGTTGTAGAACTATGTATAACAATCAATATCAGTACTTTCAACCCAATCAAAGGATTAAGGTTGTTGATCC
This DNA window, taken from Papaver somniferum cultivar HN1 chromosome 3, ASM357369v1, whole genome shotgun sequence, encodes the following:
- the LOC113360536 gene encoding uncharacterized protein LOC113360536 is translated as MNVVGVFSRETIEGDMRIPLVADDKFIWNLTKNGIFTLKSTYNKLHEESLGAIQVSTTIQHTNVRWKQLWDINTWPRVKHFWWKCLSDSLPSRVRVSRNGGSINQIFPFCNQTDESFMHDHFKWINTAMIVSWTIWNERCEVIFQNKKVDPIATARKALSFANYIENLYTVAMTSKHSDMMIRINKPLWKPPAYPFLSMNCDASFNKNTGLTGIALILRDYAGNWRGCKSKCYARIKGSEEAECLAFSEAVNWSLKLHHSHIVFETDLQGI